The sequence AAATTCGCTATATTCGGTGCCGATTTTATTCAGACTTAAAGTTATCAGACGTGAAACTGCTGGATTTTTATTTATTAGAGCAACTTTCATCATCCCTCCTTGTAATAGTAAAAGCCTATTCTATGATAAATTTCATTGCTATTTTCTTAAAAAAACAGAGCCGGCAGATCATTTATCACTTTTAAAAGTAGGTCACTCATGATCTTCATAATGCCTGCTAAAATGGCTATCAAAACGGAAAATCCTATCGTCACTTTAATAGGATAGCCGATGACTAGTAGGTTAAACTGCGGCATCGTCTTCATAAGCATGCCAAAAATGGAGTCTGAGAGCAAAGAAAGCGCGATGATAGGAAATGACATGATAAAGCCAAACATAAACAAATTTGTAAATAAATTTATCGCATAGCTCATGATGCCAGGGCGTGGATAAAAATCTCCTAGAGGCACCACAGCAAGTGAGCTAGCGTAAAACTGAAGGAGCAAATGATGTCCATCAAATGCCAAAAATGTTAGCAGTGCGATGAAATTTATAAGGTTTGCTATGACTGGAGAGTTTGTACCAGTTTGCGGATCAAGTACCGACGCCATCGAAAAGCCCATGACCATCGAGATTTGCTCGCCTGCCATTTGAAGCGTGGCAAATATGATGGTTAGCATAAGTCCAGCACTAAGACCTAGCATCACCTCGCCAAGTATCTCACCGACTAGGAAATTTATAGAGTTTTCATGAGCTTTTGAGAGAGGAAAAAGCACGACACAAAGAACAAAAACTAAAAGCGTTTTTACGCTAAGAGGAATTTGATTGTGCGAATAAAATGGAAAAAAAACGATGAGACCGCTTAGGCGTGCAAATAAAAGCATAAAAACTATGGCCTTATCAGCTCCAAAAAATTCTACTAGTTCCATTTTGCTCTTTTAAATTTTTTGCTAATTTTACAAAATTTTACTTTGTTTTTTAAATTTAAGCGGTAGTTTTTAGAAATTTGAAGCTAAATTTTAAGAAATTTGCACAAGCTCTTTGTTCTCAAGCTTGTATGAATTGTCACATTTTGCGGCTAGGTCGTTGTCGTGAGTGACTAGAACAAGGGCAGCATTATTTTCATTTATATAGTCAAATAAAACTTGCATCACTTCATTTGCTGTTTGCTTATCAAGGTTACCCGTTGGCTCGTCTGCAAAGATGATCTTTGGCTTTTTGGTAAGCACTCTAGCGATGCTGACACGCTGCTGCTGGCCGCCGCTTAGCTCACCAACTTTTTGATTTATTACGCTTGAAATTTTAAGCGCTTCAAGATCATTTTTTTCTATATTTTCGCCAGATAAGATGCTTGCAAGCTCGATATTTTCATAAGCACTAAAACCTTTAAAAAGATAGTGCGACTGAAAAATGATGCCAAAATGAAGCCTTCTAATAGCCAAAAGCTCATTTTGAGAAAGCTCATAGATCGATCTATCTTGATAGATGACCTCGCCAAAATTTGGCTTTAAAAGTGTTGAAAGTATGTGTAAAAGTGTTGATTTGCCACAACCGCTAACGCCTGTTATCGCGATGCTTTGTTTTTGATTGAGAGTTAAATTTATATTGTTAAAGAGCGTATAATCATACGCAAAGCCTAGATTAGACGCTCTTAAAATTTCCATTAGCCTATTTGAGCAGCAACTTCTGCAGCAAAGTCATCTACTTTTTTCTCTAAGCCTTCGCCAAGCTCGAAACGAACGTATTTTACGATCTCGATCTTGCCGCCAAGCTCTTTGCTCTTCTCTTCGATAACTTGTTCGATAGTCTTTTTATCGTCCATTACATAAAACTGACCTAAAAGTGTAAGGCGTTGGTCAAGCACTGTGTTATCAGCGTAAAATCTCTCAATCTTACCAGGGATGATCTTGTCCCAAATTTTCTCAGGTTTGCCCTCAGCTTTTAGCTCTTCTTCGATCGCTTTTGTAGCTTTTGCAAGCTCTGCCTCACCTATCTGGCAGCGGCTAGCATACTCAGGGATGTGGTGAAGTGGCTTGCCTAGGCGTTTTAGCTCTTCGTTTTCTTTTTCAAGCTCAGCGCGAAGTGCGATAAATTCTTTCTCAACAAAATCTTTATCAAGGTCTTTGTAGCTTATAACGCTTGGCTTCATAGCAGCTGCGTGCATGCATAAATTTCTTATAAATTCAGCTGCTTTGTTTGCAACTTCAGCACTTTCGCAAGCTGCACCGATAAGCACGCCAACACGGCCATTTGAGTGAACATAGCCATTTACCACGCCCTTATCATCAGCGCTAATAGTCTCAAAGCGGCGAACTACGAGGTTTTCGCCGATAGTTGCGATCTGAGTTTTGAAGTATTCTTCAAATTTAACACCATTTAAAGTGCTTGCATTTAGCTCTTCAACTGTTTTTATGCCACTTGATTGGATGTGAGCTGTTGTGTCTTTTGCAAGTGCTTGAAACTGTGGGTTTCTAGCAACGAAGTCAGTCTCAGAGTTGATCTCGCTGATAGTTGCTTTTTTGCATTTTGAGCAAACTTCAACGCTTACTAAGCCCTCACTTGCAAGGCGGTCAGCCTTTTTAGCAGCTTGACCTAGGCCTTTTTCACGAAGTATATCAACAGCTTTTTCCATATCGCCATTTGCTTCGCCAAGTGCCTTTTTGCAGTCCATCATGCCAGCTCCGGTTGATTCGCGGAGCTCTTTTACCATTTGTGCAGTTATTTCCATTACTCTTCGTCCTCGCCAAAGTCTTCTTCACTCATAGCTTCAGCTACAACTGCGTCCTTCTCATCTTGGCTTACTTCTTCGCCAGCAGCTTGC is a genomic window of Campylobacter concisus containing:
- the fliR gene encoding flagellar biosynthetic protein FliR translates to MELVEFFGADKAIVFMLLFARLSGLIVFFPFYSHNQIPLSVKTLLVFVLCVVLFPLSKAHENSINFLVGEILGEVMLGLSAGLMLTIIFATLQMAGEQISMVMGFSMASVLDPQTGTNSPVIANLINFIALLTFLAFDGHHLLLQFYASSLAVVPLGDFYPRPGIMSYAINLFTNLFMFGFIMSFPIIALSLLSDSIFGMLMKTMPQFNLLVIGYPIKVTIGFSVLIAILAGIMKIMSDLLLKVINDLPALFF
- the tsf gene encoding translation elongation factor Ts gives rise to the protein MEITAQMVKELRESTGAGMMDCKKALGEANGDMEKAVDILREKGLGQAAKKADRLASEGLVSVEVCSKCKKATISEINSETDFVARNPQFQALAKDTTAHIQSSGIKTVEELNASTLNGVKFEEYFKTQIATIGENLVVRRFETISADDKGVVNGYVHSNGRVGVLIGAACESAEVANKAAEFIRNLCMHAAAMKPSVISYKDLDKDFVEKEFIALRAELEKENEELKRLGKPLHHIPEYASRCQIGEAELAKATKAIEEELKAEGKPEKIWDKIIPGKIERFYADNTVLDQRLTLLGQFYVMDDKKTIEQVIEEKSKELGGKIEIVKYVRFELGEGLEKKVDDFAAEVAAQIG
- a CDS encoding ABC transporter ATP-binding protein, translated to MEILRASNLGFAYDYTLFNNINLTLNQKQSIAITGVSGCGKSTLLHILSTLLKPNFGEVIYQDRSIYELSQNELLAIRRLHFGIIFQSHYLFKGFSAYENIELASILSGENIEKNDLEALKISSVINQKVGELSGGQQQRVSIARVLTKKPKIIFADEPTGNLDKQTANEVMQVLFDYINENNAALVLVTHDNDLAAKCDNSYKLENKELVQIS